A region of Deinococcus rubellus DNA encodes the following proteins:
- a CDS encoding DUF4394 domain-containing protein, translating to MNRLMLPSAALLAALSLAACSPKSVVVPTPEAPQGRVVYGLTGSGRLAVFGLGNPAASLTTRDVTGLGDERLTDIDSNTNGGALTGLSASGKLYTIDPASGAATFTVVAAATGVGTPEVIDFNPAAQRLRVLSAGDMNYRLTPATTAATAGAVTADGQLMYLAGDANAGKNPNLVAAAYTNSFKNFKPEATATTLYSVDADLDILVKHTSTVLPAPAGNFSTLNTVGPLGIDATANTGFDIVGMDGGVPQRQ from the coding sequence ATGAACCGATTGATGTTGCCGTCCGCTGCCCTCCTGGCCGCTCTGAGCCTGGCCGCCTGCTCACCCAAGTCGGTGGTCGTGCCGACACCTGAAGCGCCCCAGGGCCGGGTCGTGTATGGCCTGACCGGCAGCGGTCGACTGGCGGTCTTCGGCCTGGGCAACCCTGCCGCCAGTCTGACCACCAGAGACGTTACCGGGCTGGGCGACGAACGCCTCACCGATATCGACAGCAATACCAACGGTGGTGCGTTGACGGGCCTGAGCGCCAGCGGCAAGCTCTACACCATCGATCCGGCCAGCGGCGCGGCGACCTTCACTGTGGTTGCCGCCGCGACCGGTGTGGGCACGCCCGAAGTGATTGACTTCAACCCGGCGGCCCAGCGGCTGCGGGTGCTGTCGGCGGGTGACATGAATTACCGCCTGACCCCGGCCACCACGGCGGCGACGGCGGGTGCCGTCACGGCGGACGGTCAACTGATGTACCTGGCGGGCGACGCCAACGCGGGCAAGAATCCCAACCTGGTGGCCGCCGCCTACACCAACAGCTTCAAGAACTTCAAGCCCGAGGCCACTGCCACCACCCTCTACAGCGTGGACGCTGACCTCGATATCCTGGTCAAGCACACCAGCACGGTGCTCCCGGCTCCGGCAGGCAACTTCAGCACCCTCAACACGGTGGGGCCGCTGGGCATCGACGCTACCGCCAATACCGGCTTTGACATCGTGGGCATGGACGGAGGCGTACCTCAGCGTCAGTAG
- the dprA gene encoding DNA-processing protein DprA, which produces MSCLDAPAPTPATDPDAELLALLTLRLTPGLGPRRIENLRRHFGSAGAVLAAPLTRLREVPGLDSKSLSAVGMPGVGVRAEQELSRAREAGVQVLGRGLSGYPEALEALQDPPAALWVRGPDVPLEVVPRAVGLVGTRAASEHALRLTRQLSGDLARAGVNIVSGLARGIDSAAHLAALDAGGVSTALLGCGVDVIYPAENARLATRLTLVSEYPMGTRPATHHFPQRNRLIAALSAGSVIVEGDLKSGAMITATHALECGRTVFAVPGRANDPLSAGPHRLLREGAVLTEHAGDVLQELGWGEAPAAVNLDLTPEQALVYTALPEIGAALLDDIVSRSGLDMSQAQLALTMLGLCGLVDEQGGRYLRR; this is translated from the coding sequence ATGAGCTGCCTGGACGCCCCCGCACCCACCCCCGCCACCGACCCGGACGCCGAGTTGCTGGCCCTGCTGACGCTGCGCCTGACGCCGGGACTGGGGCCGCGCCGCATCGAGAACCTGCGGCGGCATTTCGGCTCGGCCGGGGCAGTGCTGGCCGCACCCCTGACACGCCTGCGCGAGGTGCCAGGCCTCGACAGCAAGTCGCTGAGCGCCGTCGGCATGCCGGGCGTGGGGGTGCGCGCCGAGCAGGAACTCAGCCGCGCGCGGGAAGCCGGGGTGCAGGTGCTGGGCCGGGGACTCAGCGGCTACCCAGAAGCTCTGGAAGCGCTGCAAGACCCGCCCGCCGCATTGTGGGTGCGCGGCCCCGACGTGCCGCTGGAGGTGGTGCCGCGCGCAGTGGGCCTGGTCGGCACCCGCGCCGCGAGTGAGCACGCCCTCAGGCTCACACGCCAGCTCTCGGGCGACCTGGCCCGCGCCGGGGTCAACATCGTCAGCGGCCTGGCACGCGGCATCGACAGCGCGGCGCACCTGGCGGCCCTGGACGCGGGCGGGGTCAGCACGGCGCTGCTCGGCTGCGGGGTGGACGTGATCTACCCGGCGGAGAATGCCCGGCTGGCCACACGCCTCACCCTGGTCAGCGAATACCCAATGGGCACCCGGCCCGCCACCCACCACTTTCCGCAGCGCAACCGTCTGATCGCCGCCCTGAGTGCGGGGTCGGTGATCGTCGAGGGCGACCTCAAGAGCGGCGCGATGATCACGGCGACGCACGCGCTGGAATGTGGGCGCACAGTGTTCGCGGTGCCGGGCCGGGCGAACGATCCGCTCTCTGCCGGGCCGCACCGACTCCTGCGCGAAGGTGCGGTGCTGACCGAGCACGCGGGCGACGTGCTGCAAGAACTCGGCTGGGGCGAGGCTCCTGCTGCTGTCAATCTGGACCTGACGCCCGAACAGGCACTGGTCTACACGGCCCTGCCGGAAATCGGCGCAGCGCTACTCGACGACATTGTCTCGCGCAGCGGGCTGGACATGAGTCAGGCCCAGCTCGCCCTGACGATGCTGGGCCTGTGCGGTCTGGTGGATGAGCAGGGCGGGCGCTACCTGCGGCGCTAG
- a CDS encoding roadblock/LC7 domain-containing protein, whose protein sequence is MPNPVFQLTSRSLSKVVSGRAAETMLRDSLRDLRLSPDTVTARDMQRVLAGPLERRLSQVLPGTAAFDKLRALSRRLERNDLRSSTLFDQNARTVTWDQEDDTIWSDDGHLPGVEDRPDRAPPTAARRPPPSPALPDARFKATSPVPEAGRKEESVTDLSAHQSAAKAPKTDLKDEAFAASAEESSVEEFGADDFEFSDPEYAHLQAAHKRYELATPQGQDALLYELARHAGVQTVVLCSTDGQVLSVRAPQGAPQLGSVVAATAMLFRQRDLRLLSADLGSATVCMRVLGKYCVALLARGDVNVGRLLSELQQIEVAA, encoded by the coding sequence ATGCCGAACCCCGTCTTCCAACTCACCTCACGCTCCTTATCGAAGGTGGTGTCGGGCCGTGCTGCCGAGACGATGCTGAGAGATTCGCTGCGAGACCTCAGGCTCTCGCCTGACACGGTCACGGCGCGGGATATGCAGCGGGTGCTGGCTGGACCGCTCGAACGCCGACTTTCACAGGTGCTGCCCGGCACCGCCGCCTTCGACAAGCTGCGCGCGCTTTCGCGCCGACTTGAGCGCAACGATCTCAGATCCTCCACTCTGTTTGACCAGAACGCCCGGACCGTGACCTGGGATCAGGAAGACGACACCATCTGGAGTGATGACGGTCACCTGCCCGGCGTTGAGGACAGGCCGGACCGTGCACCGCCGACTGCGGCCAGACGCCCGCCGCCCAGCCCTGCACTGCCTGACGCTCGTTTCAAAGCCACATCACCGGTCCCCGAAGCGGGCCGAAAAGAGGAGAGCGTGACCGACCTGAGTGCCCACCAATCCGCTGCCAAGGCCCCGAAGACCGATCTGAAAGATGAGGCGTTCGCCGCCAGTGCCGAGGAGTCAAGCGTCGAAGAGTTCGGTGCGGACGACTTCGAGTTCAGCGATCCTGAATATGCCCACCTGCAAGCGGCCCACAAGCGCTACGAACTGGCGACCCCTCAGGGCCAGGACGCGCTGCTCTACGAGCTGGCCCGGCACGCGGGCGTGCAGACGGTGGTGCTGTGCAGCACCGACGGCCAGGTGCTGAGCGTGCGCGCGCCGCAGGGTGCGCCGCAGCTCGGCAGTGTGGTGGCCGCCACTGCCATGCTGTTTCGGCAGCGCGACCTGAGGCTCCTCAGCGCCGATCTTGGCAGTGCCACCGTCTGCATGCGGGTGCTGGGCAAGTACTGCGTGGCCCTGCTGGCGCGCGGCGATGTCAACGTGGGGCGGCTGCTGAGCGAGCTGCAGCAGATCGAGGTGGCGGCATGA
- the tsaE gene encoding tRNA (adenosine(37)-N6)-threonylcarbamoyltransferase complex ATPase subunit type 1 TsaE produces the protein MQPGQSLELDSDAAQRAFGASLLPSLPVGTVLFLEGELGAGKTTLTQGLIAALGFGGLVSSPTYALMQLYPTPQGQVLHVDAYRVRRPQELYEMDLERLTDEARLSVIEWGEAFYDDFPDAWVLKLEHLGSGLGRRVTRQR, from the coding sequence ATGCAGCCAGGCCAGAGTCTTGAACTTGACAGCGACGCTGCCCAGCGGGCTTTCGGGGCTTCCCTCCTGCCTAGCTTGCCCGTCGGCACGGTGCTGTTTCTGGAGGGCGAACTCGGCGCGGGCAAGACCACGCTGACCCAGGGGCTGATCGCGGCGCTGGGCTTCGGCGGCCTGGTCAGCAGCCCCACCTACGCCCTGATGCAGCTCTATCCCACGCCGCAGGGTCAGGTGCTGCACGTGGACGCCTACCGGGTGCGCCGCCCCCAGGAACTCTACGAGATGGACCTGGAGCGCCTGACCGACGAGGCCCGCCTGAGCGTGATCGAATGGGGAGAGGCCTTCTACGACGATTTCCCCGACGCTTGGGTGCTGAAGCTGGAACACCTGGGCAGTGGGTTGGGGCGGCGGGTGACACGGCAGCGCTGA
- a CDS encoding alcohol dehydrogenase catalytic domain-containing protein codes for MKAVLWHGIGDIWLDDVPEPWLKEKTDAVVRLTASAICGMDLHFIRGTILGHEGVGVVEQVGDDVRNFLPGDRMVIPSTISCGSCSLPGRQHRPVRQRPIPTAPQ; via the coding sequence ATGAAAGCAGTGCTCTGGCACGGCATTGGTGATATTTGGCTCGACGATGTTCCCGAACCCTGGCTCAAGGAGAAGACGGACGCGGTGGTGCGGCTGACCGCCAGCGCCATCTGCGGCATGGACCTGCACTTCATTCGCGGCACGATTCTCGGCCACGAGGGCGTGGGCGTGGTCGAGCAGGTCGGCGACGACGTGCGCAACTTTCTGCCGGGTGACCGGATGGTTATTCCGTCCACCATCTCCTGCGGCTCCTGTTCCCTGCCGGGAAGGCAACACCGCCCAGTGCGACAACGCCCAATCCCAACGGCCCCTCAGTAG
- a CDS encoding cytochrome b, producing MNQWLDERLHISRLNDKFLRKAFPVHHSFFLGEITLFSLIVLILTGAILALFYEPSTVLVKNPLDPTSVNLVPAAWASAININAMPFGDMLRRMHHWMANLMMGAGLMHMMRIYFTGAYKKPREINWWIGLLLIIFTALTAVTGYSLPYDNFAFTTLKVVVGIASSIPWIGEWVGQAAFAGKFPGPGIISRVYGYHIMLLPGILLALTGAHMLLMIKQKHTQPRYAKELAYKKIVGVPLITQQTPIMLMLALVFTGLVMLFAAFIPVHPVEVFGPPSNQSPIVKPDFYLLWVFGILAILPGSLEFNLWGGVFNAEFFGALVTPGVIIGLLFAIPLIDRSSENQYYAENPTDYPVRLGLGIAFFVMIGVFSVAGYRPELVQSGILQESNANIILWILAIALPVISYFAVIGIVRGIRKLREADEREMQAAAADD from the coding sequence ATGAACCAGTGGCTCGACGAACGGCTTCACATCTCGCGTTTGAACGACAAGTTTTTGCGTAAAGCCTTTCCGGTTCACCACAGTTTCTTCCTGGGTGAAATCACGCTGTTCTCGCTGATCGTGTTGATCCTGACCGGCGCGATTCTGGCGCTGTTCTACGAACCCAGCACGGTGCTGGTCAAGAACCCGCTCGACCCCACCTCGGTCAACCTGGTGCCCGCTGCCTGGGCCAGCGCCATCAACATCAACGCCATGCCGTTCGGCGACATGCTGCGGCGGATGCACCACTGGATGGCCAACCTGATGATGGGCGCGGGCCTGATGCACATGATGCGCATCTACTTCACGGGAGCCTACAAGAAGCCCCGCGAGATCAACTGGTGGATCGGCCTGCTGCTGATCATCTTCACTGCGCTCACCGCCGTCACCGGCTACAGCCTGCCCTACGACAACTTCGCCTTCACCACCCTCAAGGTCGTCGTGGGCATCGCCTCGAGCATTCCCTGGATCGGCGAGTGGGTCGGCCAGGCCGCCTTTGCGGGCAAGTTCCCCGGCCCCGGCATCATCTCGCGCGTCTACGGCTACCACATCATGCTGCTCCCCGGCATCCTGCTGGCCCTGACCGGCGCGCACATGCTGCTGATGATCAAGCAGAAGCACACCCAGCCGCGCTACGCCAAGGAGCTGGCCTACAAGAAGATCGTGGGCGTGCCGCTGATCACCCAGCAGACCCCCATCATGCTGATGCTGGCGCTGGTCTTCACTGGCCTGGTGATGCTGTTCGCCGCCTTCATCCCGGTGCACCCCGTCGAAGTCTTCGGGCCGCCGAGTAACCAGTCGCCCATCGTCAAGCCGGACTTTTACCTGCTGTGGGTCTTCGGCATCCTGGCGATCCTGCCGGGCAGCCTGGAATTCAATCTGTGGGGCGGGGTGTTCAACGCCGAGTTCTTCGGCGCGCTGGTCACGCCGGGCGTCATCATCGGCTTGCTGTTCGCCATTCCTTTGATTGACCGCAGCAGCGAGAACCAGTACTACGCCGAGAATCCCACCGATTATCCGGTGAGGCTGGGACTCGGGATCGCCTTCTTTGTCATGATCGGGGTCTTCAGTGTGGCAGGCTACCGACCTGAGCTGGTGCAATCGGGCATCCTCCAAGAAAGCAACGCCAACATCATTCTGTGGATTCTGGCGATTGCCCTGCCGGTGATCAGTTACTTCGCGGTGATCGGCATCGTACGCGGCATCCGCAAGCTGCGTGAGGCCGACGAGCGCGAGATGCAGGCCGCCGCCGCCGACGATTAA
- a CDS encoding Rieske 2Fe-2S domain-containing protein, translating to MTKYRRADPEISRRKFINVALGTAGAVGGLGLVTALAGVRPPNRITFAKLPAVDGDILVHAEGPNNGLPIKVADLNDKITRAWPQGKDNKGNTVIKKDEPNNLLIIYKFPVAELVAPTDLKGTDQGVVAYSGICQHLGCQVGDNASKPETILCPCHSGAYDPRAGCKVIGGPPPKPLPQLPIKLDGDGVMATAPLEGPYFGLTDSDWKALLEEAKTL from the coding sequence ATGACCAAGTACAGACGTGCAGACCCTGAAATTTCCCGGCGCAAGTTCATCAATGTGGCGCTCGGCACCGCTGGAGCCGTGGGCGGCCTCGGCTTGGTGACGGCGCTGGCCGGAGTGCGCCCCCCCAACCGCATCACCTTTGCCAAGTTGCCTGCCGTGGACGGCGACATCCTGGTGCATGCCGAAGGCCCCAACAACGGCCTGCCGATCAAGGTGGCCGACCTCAACGACAAGATCACCCGCGCCTGGCCGCAGGGCAAGGACAACAAGGGCAACACCGTCATCAAGAAGGACGAACCCAACAACCTGCTGATCATCTACAAGTTCCCGGTGGCCGAACTGGTGGCCCCCACTGACCTCAAGGGCACCGATCAGGGCGTGGTCGCCTACAGCGGCATTTGCCAGCACCTCGGCTGTCAGGTGGGCGACAACGCCTCCAAGCCTGAAACCATTCTGTGTCCCTGTCACTCCGGGGCGTATGATCCGCGCGCGGGATGTAAGGTCATCGGCGGGCCACCGCCCAAACCGCTGCCGCAACTCCCGATCAAACTCGACGGCGACGGCGTGATGGCCACTGCGCCGCTGGAAGGTCCCTATTTTGGCTTGACGGACAGCGACTGGAAAGCGCTGCTTGAGGAGGCGAAGACTCTATGA
- a CDS encoding c-type cytochrome, with protein MWITLLFLFNQETAPEPVKIDPALSAAAAKDWPVLGKAIFTQGNAAEGAGACAGCHGLNGQGGVGPKLAGQEVILQDPVLVHTRVVNGKGVMPAYQGKLSDKEIYAVTNYVLNSWGNKATPPLVTPAVVAAAASTISPDVLKNRSRFVPEEIKLPEITLVTFMLLCLTYGIIGLYSVWAEGQELKPGIHKTRSSPLSMLAMMATLIGVMVFGVLFARQILVDLAGWSADPIVKPDVTAEGFYSAMVVLLLGVAAGLYKKYFMDSEVLIEDSSGEFPW; from the coding sequence ATGTGGATTACGCTTCTCTTTTTATTCAACCAGGAAACTGCCCCTGAGCCGGTCAAGATTGATCCGGCCCTCAGTGCGGCAGCAGCCAAGGACTGGCCTGTGCTGGGCAAGGCGATCTTTACCCAGGGCAACGCTGCCGAGGGAGCCGGAGCCTGTGCAGGCTGTCACGGCCTCAACGGGCAGGGCGGCGTGGGCCCGAAGCTGGCCGGACAGGAAGTCATTTTGCAGGACCCGGTGCTGGTCCATACCCGCGTGGTCAACGGTAAAGGGGTGATGCCCGCCTATCAGGGCAAGCTCAGCGACAAAGAGATCTACGCCGTGACCAACTACGTGCTCAACTCCTGGGGTAACAAGGCCACCCCGCCGCTCGTGACGCCTGCCGTGGTCGCCGCCGCCGCCAGCACCATCAGCCCCGATGTGCTCAAGAACCGCTCGCGCTTCGTGCCCGAAGAGATCAAGCTGCCGGAAATCACGCTCGTCACCTTCATGCTGCTGTGCCTGACCTACGGCATCATCGGCCTGTACAGCGTCTGGGCCGAGGGACAGGAACTCAAGCCCGGCATTCACAAGACCCGCAGCTCACCGCTCTCGATGCTGGCGATGATGGCCACATTGATCGGCGTCATGGTGTTCGGGGTGCTGTTCGCCCGCCAGATTCTGGTTGACCTGGCCGGGTGGTCCGCCGACCCGATCGTCAAACCCGATGTGACGGCAGAAGGCTTTTATTCGGCGATGGTCGTCCTCCTGCTGGGCGTGGCGGCAGGCCTTTACAAGAAATACTTCATGGACAGCGAAGTGCTGATCGAAGACTCCAGCGGTGAGTTCCCGTGGTAA
- a CDS encoding serine hydrolase, with the protein MTPKERGQVFLEQLRAQGYPGEVGLHVSTLDGQLLATLNADTVFPAASTIKVPLLLLALERIQSGELNLKERFELHAEDQVNGAGVLHELGAGLRPSLQDLLTLMIIVSDNTATNLVIGRLGVEAVNAWLDEQGCPHTRLIGKLQLPPGQHNPAQRRGERNRTTASEQARLLLGLWNGKRLDSVHRELALSILGRQQYRDILARPMPKDAQGEPLYPTYTKSGELSGVHHDVGLLLLPSGLCVALLSRGGSDLTGHPDNRDAIALSDTLYPLLAALGGVYEWVGGDI; encoded by the coding sequence GTGACGCCCAAGGAGCGCGGTCAGGTCTTTTTGGAGCAACTCCGCGCCCAGGGGTATCCCGGCGAGGTGGGACTGCACGTCAGCACGCTGGACGGGCAGCTCTTGGCGACGCTCAACGCCGACACGGTGTTTCCAGCGGCCAGCACCATCAAGGTGCCGCTGCTGCTACTGGCGCTGGAGCGGATTCAGTCGGGAGAACTCAACCTGAAGGAACGTTTCGAGCTGCACGCCGAGGACCAGGTGAACGGAGCGGGTGTGCTGCATGAACTCGGTGCGGGGCTGCGGCCCAGCCTGCAAGATCTGCTGACGCTGATGATCATCGTGAGCGACAACACCGCCACCAATCTGGTGATCGGGCGTCTGGGGGTGGAGGCGGTGAACGCCTGGCTGGACGAGCAGGGCTGCCCCCACACCCGGCTCATCGGCAAGCTGCAACTACCGCCCGGTCAGCACAACCCAGCCCAGCGCCGGGGAGAGCGCAACCGCACCACAGCCTCTGAGCAGGCCCGGTTGCTGCTGGGGTTGTGGAACGGCAAGCGACTGGACTCGGTTCACCGTGAACTGGCCCTCTCAATTCTGGGCCGCCAGCAGTACCGCGACATTCTGGCCCGCCCGATGCCGAAAGACGCCCAGGGCGAACCCCTCTACCCGACATATACCAAGAGCGGCGAACTCAGCGGCGTGCATCACGATGTCGGCCTGCTGCTGCTTCCCAGCGGGCTGTGCGTGGCCCTGCTCAGCCGGGGCGGCAGCGACCTGACCGGGCACCCCGACAACCGCGACGCGATTGCGCTCTCGGATACGCTTTACCCGCTCCTGGCCGCACTCGGCGGGGTTTATGAGTGGGTGGGCGGGGACATTTAG
- a CDS encoding response regulator transcription factor translates to MIRVLLADDHALFRQGLRSLLESEGMRVIGEAANGREAIRYAAETHPDVILMDIQMPELDGVKATQNILEIDANARVIIITMYRQDRYVFEAVKAGARGYILKDADAATLIDAIVRVAGGEALLDPDMAQNVLDDFRDKREVLPSGKHADLNERETMILKLLAQGFSNQEIALRLDISEKTVRNRLSEIFTKLQLNNRTQAALYAIREGIANLE, encoded by the coding sequence ATGATTCGTGTGCTGCTGGCCGATGACCACGCCCTGTTCCGCCAGGGGTTACGAAGCCTTCTGGAAAGTGAGGGGATGCGCGTCATCGGAGAAGCCGCCAACGGACGCGAGGCCATTCGCTACGCTGCCGAGACGCACCCCGACGTGATCCTGATGGACATCCAGATGCCGGAACTCGACGGCGTCAAGGCCACCCAGAACATTCTGGAAATCGACGCCAACGCCCGCGTCATCATCATCACCATGTACCGCCAGGACCGGTACGTGTTCGAGGCGGTCAAGGCCGGAGCGCGCGGTTACATCCTCAAGGACGCCGACGCCGCCACCCTGATTGACGCCATCGTGCGCGTCGCGGGCGGTGAAGCCCTGCTCGACCCCGACATGGCCCAGAATGTGCTGGATGATTTCCGTGACAAGCGCGAGGTGCTGCCCAGCGGCAAGCACGCCGACCTCAACGAGCGCGAGACCATGATCCTCAAGCTGCTGGCCCAGGGCTTTTCCAACCAGGAGATCGCCCTGCGGCTCGACATCTCCGAGAAGACGGTCCGCAACAGACTCTCGGAAATTTTCACCAAGTTGCAACTCAACAACCGCACCCAGGCCGCGCTCTACGCCATTCGGGAAGGCATCGCCAACCTTGAGTAG
- a CDS encoding pyridoxal phosphate-dependent aminotransferase, which produces MTTSPAPTQAAPLSGVREAVRRTPAYPFTAIDAPIKLDQNESALDLPPELRALALERLATQEWNRYPDLHADTLRHKIAAFEDWDPSGVVVTPGSNVLIKLLTELAGLHQTVLSVQPTFSVYTLESSLLGAETVLMPLNPDFSLPVEALSAELGGGGPGLLFVTQPHAPTGHLDAEADVRAVLDAAGEGWIAVLDEAYHQFSALDGRALVRGRENRVSLRTFSKAWGLAGLRLGYALTSPALAAHLQKLVSAFNVNILTQTVAEVALEHPGYVRERAAQTIAERERVLSALRHHPVYTALPSQANFFLLRTPDADAAYRHLLSRGILVRRQDKLPMLEGCLRISIGTPEQNDALLAALGEISQ; this is translated from the coding sequence ATGACCACTTCCCCCGCTCCCACCCAGGCTGCGCCCCTCTCCGGCGTGCGCGAGGCGGTGCGGCGCACCCCGGCTTATCCGTTTACCGCCATTGACGCGCCGATCAAGCTCGACCAGAACGAGAGCGCCCTGGACCTGCCGCCGGAGCTGCGCGCGTTGGCCCTGGAGCGGCTGGCGACCCAGGAATGGAACCGCTACCCCGATCTGCACGCCGACACCCTGCGCCACAAGATCGCCGCCTTCGAAGACTGGGACCCCAGTGGCGTGGTTGTCACACCCGGCAGCAACGTGCTGATCAAGCTGCTGACCGAGCTGGCGGGCCTGCATCAGACGGTGCTGAGCGTGCAGCCGACCTTCTCGGTCTACACCCTGGAATCGAGCCTGCTCGGCGCAGAGACGGTGCTGATGCCGCTCAATCCCGACTTCTCGCTGCCAGTGGAGGCCCTCAGCGCCGAGCTGGGCGGGGGCGGGCCGGGCCTGCTGTTCGTGACCCAGCCGCACGCACCCACTGGGCACCTCGACGCCGAGGCCGACGTGCGGGCCGTGCTGGACGCTGCCGGAGAGGGCTGGATTGCCGTGCTGGACGAGGCCTATCACCAGTTCTCGGCCTTGGATGGCCGGGCGCTGGTGCGCGGGCGCGAGAACCGGGTGTCACTGCGAACCTTCTCCAAAGCCTGGGGTCTGGCCGGGCTGCGGCTGGGCTACGCGCTGACCTCACCCGCCCTGGCTGCCCACCTGCAAAAGCTGGTCAGCGCCTTCAACGTCAATATCCTGACCCAGACGGTGGCCGAGGTGGCGCTGGAGCACCCCGGCTACGTGCGGGAGCGGGCCGCCCAGACCATCGCCGAGCGGGAGCGGGTGCTCTCAGCCCTGCGACATCACCCGGTCTACACGGCGCTGCCCTCGCAGGCCAATTTCTTCTTACTCCGCACGCCCGACGCCGACGCTGCTTACCGGCACCTGCTCTCGCGCGGCATCCTGGTGCGCCGCCAGGACAAGCTGCCGATGCTCGAAGGCTGCCTGCGGATCAGTATCGGCACACCGGAACAGAACGACGCCCTGCTGGCGGCACTGGGCGAGATCAGTCAGTAG